TGATTTATTTTCAGTTCATGAGCTTGACGACATGGTTCGAGAACTAGGGTACAAAACTGAGCAAACCCTTTACTACCATTTCTGTATCCCTGAATACCCTTTGGACTATGGCTTAATGCCTTTAGGTAATGATCAAGATGTACTTAAAATGGTATCATATGTCCCTAAACACAGACTTATTAGGGTGTATATTGAAACTGGTTAGACAAGGGTAGCTAGTTATTACAAGTCTCCTTCTAAAGTTGTTATTGAAGAGTTGGAGCCTGATAGTGTGTCACCTGAAATGAATCGAAAGAAACCTTGTAGGAGAGAAGCATGATCATGTAGTAGAAAGCTTGATCTAAACAAGTCTATGAACTCTGATTATGAGCAGTCACAAGTGTTAGATGTTGATGAAGGCCATGATTACTCAAAGAGTATTCTACCATTTATAAGGTCACAAGGCAAACAAAGTCATGTCATTCAAGAGGAAGTGGTGAATCATGAAATTGAAACTCAAGAAGAAGTGATCACTAGTGCAGTTGAAACTAAAGAACCATTGGGAACTTACCATGTACAGGAACCAAGCTGCCAAGCTGATGATGAAGCTAATACTACAACAGTTGATGACTATGAACCATTTATAGAGGATTACTCACTTTATGCTGATTATGATGCTGAGTTTAATGTTCAAACTTCATTTGAACAACAACTAGAAGTGGATTATCTAGAGGGTATGGTGAGTGATGATAATGGAGAGGCTTTCTACTATGAGAGTGACCATGGTTCTGAGGACAGTGGAGATGATTCTGATGACAGTGAATACAATGTGGACAAGTCTAACATACAATTTGATGTAGATGTAGACATGAGTGAATTCCATAATGCTGTTGATGTAGATGAACATGGAATCTTAAACAATCATTTAAAAGATGAAGGGATTGACATGGTTGATGATGAGTTGGAAGTTATTGCCACCGATGATTATCAATTTGCAGGATTTCATGAAGATGATAGGAAGAGACTGCTAAAAGAGTTGAGTAAGTCAAGTACATGCTCACAGAGAGGTCATGTTAAACCATTTCAGATTGGACAGGTCTTCAAAACCAAGCTTGATGTTAAAAACTACATGAACTCACATGCTGTAGCAACAAGGAGGTCTTTATACCtagccaaaaatgaca
The genomic region above belongs to Lactuca sativa cultivar Salinas chromosome 4, Lsat_Salinas_v11, whole genome shotgun sequence and contains:
- the LOC111911798 gene encoding uncharacterized protein LOC111911798 gives rise to the protein MNSDYEQSQVLDVDEGHDYSKSILPFIRSQGKQSHVIQEEVVNHEIETQEEVITSAVETKEPLGTYHVQEPSCQADDEANTTTVDDYEPFIEDYSLYADYDAEFNVQTSFEQQLEVDYLEGMVSDDNGEAFYYESDHGSEDSGDDSDDSEYNVDKSNIQFDVDVDMSEFHNAVDVDEHGILNNHLKDEGIDMVDDELEVIATDDYQFAGFHEDDRKRLLKELSKSSTCSQRGHVKPFQIGQVFKTKLDVKNYMNSHAVATRRSLYLAKNDKIRIRVKCKGVVSKPSKLVDGGGPSNRRREKCKGKDVIANKGTCPWAVQISRANENQDWLVKIVQDEHKCLQTRADLCKKLEVGVPLQKVARAKSMDERIISGEYQVQYGLLRDYVLELLSTNPGTTVQIDVYPETSLSITTRTFRRIYVCLGALKLGFKSGLRYFLGLDGTFMKGPYPGKVLTVVGLDSNNGIYPVAYAVVETESTNRQKGIIPAMEKVFPSAEHRFYLRHIQENMKKQWKGKNLSD